One genomic window of Streptomyces sp. NBC_01276 includes the following:
- a CDS encoding thioesterase family protein: protein MARHHYRCPLRWADMDAFGHVNNVVFLRYLEEARIDFMFRLAPGEGSDSFTGGSVVARHEIDYKLPLVHRHEPVLIESWVTRIGAASLTIRYEVKDEATADAPETVYVRAETVVVPYNLAEGRPRRITAEERHFLEQYLDAPAAAEGRLAA, encoded by the coding sequence ATGGCCAGACACCACTACCGGTGCCCCCTCCGCTGGGCGGACATGGATGCCTTCGGGCACGTCAACAACGTGGTCTTCCTCCGTTACCTGGAGGAGGCCCGCATCGACTTCATGTTCCGTCTGGCGCCGGGGGAGGGCAGCGACTCGTTCACGGGCGGCTCCGTCGTGGCCCGTCACGAGATCGACTACAAGCTGCCCCTCGTGCACCGGCACGAGCCGGTGCTCATCGAGTCCTGGGTGACCCGGATAGGCGCCGCGTCCCTGACCATCCGCTACGAGGTGAAGGACGAGGCGACGGCCGACGCTCCCGAGACGGTGTACGTCCGGGCCGAGACCGTGGTCGTGCCCTACAACCTCGCCGAGGGGCGGCCCCGCCGCATCACGGCCGAGGAGCGGCACTTCCTGGAGCAGTACCTCGACGCGCCCGCGGCGGCCGAAGGGCGCCTCGCGGCATGA
- a CDS encoding globin yields MNDDPQSTVQETTFYEQVGGEETFRRLVHRFYQGVAGDPLLRPMYPEEDLGPAEERFALFLMQYWGGPTTYSDHRGHPRLRMRHAPFQVDAAAHDAWLAHMRVAVDELGLAPAHEAQLWRYLTYAAASMINTAG; encoded by the coding sequence GTGAATGACGATCCGCAGAGCACGGTCCAGGAGACGACCTTCTACGAGCAGGTGGGCGGCGAGGAGACCTTCCGCCGTCTGGTCCACCGCTTCTACCAGGGGGTCGCGGGGGACCCGCTGCTGCGTCCGATGTACCCGGAGGAGGACCTCGGGCCCGCGGAGGAGCGGTTCGCGCTCTTCCTGATGCAGTACTGGGGCGGTCCGACGACGTACAGCGACCACCGCGGCCACCCGCGCCTGCGCATGCGGCACGCCCCGTTCCAGGTGGACGCGGCCGCGCACGACGCGTGGCTCGCGCACATGCGGGTCGCGGTGGACGAGCTGGGCCTGGCGCCGGCGCACGAGGCGCAGCTGTGGCGGTACCTGACCTACGCGGCCGCCTCGATGATCAACACCGCGGGTTAG
- a CDS encoding methyltransferase domain-containing protein: MGTGGTGAHASRTPRDPRTPRTPPGGPAARDLRATAHAAQVRELTAAGALEDPAWRAAFAAVPRHLFVPYFWTGRGAGHERLWGEDPDPVRRARWLRGVYTDAPLATRLRDGELVSSSSQPSLMAKMLESLEVRDGDDVLEIGAGTGYNAALLCHRIGEEHVTTVDLDEEITEAARAHLALLGYRPTVVTGDGARGCPARAPFDRILVTCTLPLIPHAWLGQCRPGARILAPLSTGLIALTVRDADFAEGRFLHTSAYFVPLRGATASPLPAGATGPLHGVPYEMVENERFQFLLILTAGVLHPREALDLWRREGRPPRERFGVTVTAEGQWSWLDDPQGPYVWPLGEAVG; the protein is encoded by the coding sequence ATGGGCACGGGCGGCACGGGCGCTCACGCGTCACGCACTCCACGCGATCCCCGCACACCCCGCACCCCGCCGGGCGGCCCGGCGGCACGGGACCTGCGGGCGACCGCGCACGCCGCCCAGGTACGGGAGCTCACCGCCGCGGGCGCGCTGGAGGACCCGGCCTGGCGGGCGGCCTTCGCGGCCGTGCCCCGGCACCTCTTCGTGCCGTACTTCTGGACCGGCCGGGGCGCCGGGCACGAACGGCTGTGGGGCGAGGACCCCGATCCGGTACGGCGGGCCCGCTGGCTGCGCGGGGTGTACACGGACGCCCCCCTGGCGACGCGGCTGCGCGACGGCGAGCTGGTCTCCTCCAGCAGCCAGCCCTCCCTGATGGCGAAGATGCTGGAGAGCCTGGAGGTGCGCGACGGGGACGACGTGCTGGAGATCGGCGCGGGGACCGGCTACAACGCCGCGCTGCTGTGCCACCGGATCGGCGAGGAGCACGTCACCACGGTGGACCTCGACGAGGAGATCACCGAGGCGGCGCGGGCCCATCTGGCCCTGCTCGGATACCGGCCGACGGTGGTCACCGGGGACGGCGCGCGCGGCTGCCCCGCGCGGGCCCCCTTCGACCGGATCCTGGTGACCTGCACCCTGCCGCTGATCCCGCACGCCTGGCTGGGCCAGTGCCGGCCGGGGGCGCGGATCCTGGCGCCCCTGTCGACCGGGCTGATCGCCCTCACGGTCCGGGACGCCGACTTCGCCGAGGGCCGCTTCCTGCACACCTCCGCCTACTTCGTCCCGCTGCGCGGGGCCACGGCCTCACCGCTGCCCGCGGGGGCCACGGGACCGCTGCACGGGGTGCCGTACGAGATGGTGGAGAACGAGCGCTTCCAGTTCCTGCTGATCCTGACCGCGGGCGTGCTGCACCCGCGCGAGGCGCTGGACCTGTGGCGCCGCGAGGGCCGGCCGCCGCGCGAGCGGTTCGGCGTCACCGTCACCGCCGAGGGCCAGTGGTCCTGGCTCGACGATCCCCAGGGGCCCTACGTGTGGCCCCTGGGGGAGGCCGTCGGATAG
- a CDS encoding FHA domain-containing protein, whose translation MPTCPNGHQSASDDWCEVCGHRMAAPTGTPAAPSYGYGYPPTSGEPTAQAELCPQCRTPREAMAPFCEECRYNFLTRSATPYASAPDGGPNSGPNGGPNGGPGNAVGQGQNQGQAIGAGTGAGTPPPPPPAPPQPVYSQDHFDYQGSRPSRVNRPAEPLQGEDDWLLPPPASERQPQPVQPPPAQPVQPQPVHQEYQQPHYQQPPPPPEYPQQPVRQPAPPQHEYQPQQAQQPQQPSPPQNGTGSWTATIGPDRSYFMAMMQRSGPEAAGLNLPAYSPEQHLPLAGGQITIGRRRASTGESPDVDLSVPPEDPGVSHQHAVLVQQPDGGWAVVDQNSTNGTTINGGEEPIQPYVPVPLADGDRVHVGAWTTITVRRGRP comes from the coding sequence ATGCCGACCTGCCCGAACGGGCACCAGTCCGCCTCCGACGACTGGTGCGAGGTCTGCGGCCACCGCATGGCTGCCCCTACGGGCACCCCCGCGGCGCCCTCCTACGGCTACGGCTACCCTCCCACCTCGGGTGAGCCGACCGCCCAGGCCGAGCTGTGCCCGCAGTGCCGGACCCCGCGCGAGGCCATGGCGCCGTTCTGCGAGGAGTGCCGGTACAACTTCCTGACGCGCAGCGCGACCCCGTACGCCTCGGCCCCGGACGGCGGCCCGAACAGCGGCCCCAACGGCGGCCCCAACGGCGGTCCGGGCAATGCCGTCGGCCAGGGCCAGAACCAGGGCCAGGCGATCGGCGCGGGAACGGGCGCGGGCACCCCGCCGCCCCCGCCCCCGGCGCCGCCCCAGCCGGTGTACTCACAGGACCACTTCGACTACCAGGGCTCCCGGCCCTCGCGGGTCAACCGCCCCGCCGAGCCGCTCCAGGGCGAGGACGACTGGCTGCTGCCGCCGCCCGCCTCCGAGCGGCAGCCGCAGCCGGTGCAACCCCCGCCGGCGCAGCCGGTGCAGCCGCAGCCGGTGCACCAGGAGTACCAGCAGCCGCACTACCAGCAGCCCCCGCCGCCGCCGGAGTACCCGCAGCAGCCGGTCCGGCAGCCCGCCCCGCCGCAGCACGAGTACCAGCCCCAGCAGGCGCAGCAGCCCCAGCAGCCTTCCCCGCCCCAGAACGGCACCGGCTCCTGGACGGCGACGATCGGCCCCGACCGCTCGTACTTCATGGCGATGATGCAGCGCAGCGGCCCCGAGGCGGCCGGGCTCAACCTGCCCGCGTACTCCCCGGAGCAGCACCTCCCGCTCGCCGGCGGCCAGATCACCATCGGCCGCCGCCGCGCCTCGACGGGCGAGTCCCCGGACGTCGACCTGTCGGTGCCCCCGGAGGACCCGGGCGTCTCCCACCAGCACGCCGTGCTGGTGCAGCAGCCCGACGGCGGCTGGGCCGTGGTGGACCAGAACTCCACCAACGGGACCACCATCAACGGCGGTGAGGAACCGATCCAGCCGTACGTCCCGGTCCCGCTCGCCGACGGCGACCGGGTCCACGTGGGGGCCTGGACCACCATCACCGTCCGCCGCGGCCGGCCGTAG
- a CDS encoding VWA domain-containing protein — MANFAKPSAPRFSVEVYQNEFLPAGGRDVHAIVTVTSTGGATATRALGQDAAVVIMVDCSGSMEYPPDKMRGAREATAAAIDTLRDGTAFAVIAGTHVAKEVYPGQGRLATAGPDSRARAKEALRGLGAGGGTAIGTWLRLADGLLRQSTATIRHGVLLTDGRNEHEEPAVLRATLDACAGRFTCDARGVGTDWEVKEVTGIAHALLGSADIVADPAHLAQDFTRMMENAMGKEVADVALRLWTPVGVEIQYVKQVSPSVHDLTDRRTGAGPRAGDYPTGSWGDESREYHVCVRVPGASVGQEMLAARASLVLPGPSGEPRPPLAQGLVRAVWTDDLAASTAISPQVAHYTGQAELAQAIQQGLEARKMGDVDGATAKLGRAVQLASVSGNADTARLLAKVVDVVDAVAGTVRLKAKVADADEMTLETRSTQTVRVKKT; from the coding sequence ATGGCGAACTTCGCCAAGCCGAGCGCCCCGCGCTTCAGCGTGGAGGTGTACCAGAACGAGTTCCTTCCCGCGGGCGGGCGGGACGTGCACGCCATCGTGACCGTCACCTCCACCGGCGGCGCCACCGCCACCCGTGCCCTCGGCCAGGACGCGGCCGTCGTGATCATGGTGGACTGCTCCGGCTCGATGGAGTACCCGCCGGACAAGATGCGCGGCGCACGCGAGGCCACCGCCGCCGCGATCGACACCCTCCGCGACGGAACCGCCTTCGCCGTGATCGCCGGTACCCATGTGGCGAAGGAGGTCTACCCCGGCCAGGGCCGCCTCGCCACCGCCGGTCCGGACAGCCGCGCACGGGCCAAGGAGGCCCTGCGCGGCCTCGGCGCGGGCGGCGGCACCGCCATCGGCACCTGGCTCCGGCTGGCCGACGGCCTGCTGCGGCAGTCCACCGCCACCATCCGGCACGGCGTCCTGCTCACCGACGGCCGCAACGAGCACGAGGAACCGGCCGTGCTGCGCGCCACCCTCGACGCCTGCGCCGGCCGCTTCACCTGCGACGCCCGCGGGGTGGGCACCGACTGGGAGGTGAAGGAGGTGACCGGGATCGCGCACGCGCTGCTCGGCTCCGCCGACATCGTCGCCGACCCGGCCCACCTCGCCCAGGACTTCACGCGCATGATGGAGAACGCCATGGGCAAGGAGGTCGCGGACGTCGCGCTGCGCCTGTGGACCCCGGTCGGCGTGGAGATCCAGTACGTCAAGCAGGTCTCGCCGTCCGTGCACGACCTCACGGACCGCCGTACGGGGGCGGGTCCCCGCGCCGGGGACTACCCGACCGGTTCCTGGGGCGACGAGTCCCGCGAGTACCACGTGTGCGTCCGGGTGCCCGGCGCCTCCGTCGGCCAGGAGATGCTGGCCGCCCGCGCCTCGCTGGTGCTTCCCGGTCCGTCGGGAGAACCGCGGCCCCCGCTCGCGCAGGGTCTGGTGCGGGCCGTGTGGACCGACGATCTGGCCGCCTCGACCGCCATCAGCCCGCAGGTGGCGCACTACACAGGGCAGGCGGAGCTCGCGCAGGCTATCCAACAGGGCCTGGAAGCCCGCAAAATGGGTGATGTCGACGGCGCCACGGCCAAACTGGGTCGTGCCGTGCAGCTGGCCAGCGTCTCCGGGAACGCGGACACTGCCAGACTGCTGGCGAAGGTGGTGGATGTCGTGGATGCCGTGGCGGGTACTGTGCGGCTGAAGGCGAAGGTCGCCGATGCCGACGAGATGACCCTTGAAACGCGTTCGACGCAGACCGTCCGAGTGAAGAAGACCTGA
- a CDS encoding protein phosphatase 2C domain-containing protein, translated as MSMHRLSGCPGCAEPLEEGDRFCGVCGYALSSPPPDPDPTPTLPVTPVAGAGAGAGDAGESGESALVGGARSPAPAGPRYAAAADPAGAALVSAPASAGGVPAGDTAAHSGFSGVPAPGWGGTDEHAPTLAGDASARPGGGPWGSAGSGHETPYGADPVRHDLPGGTGTPSGGTPWGPPAPEEPYAAAPQGPPASEDPYAGAPQGDGGKTCVACRAGHVDTDGYCEHCGHAQPRERDHVEEELCSVAAVSDRGLRHHRNEDSFAVAATALPDGSAATVAIVCDGVSSASRPDEASAAAAGAANESLLDALPRGTHPSEAMHGAILAAAAAVNALAPETPGAQNAPACTLVGAVVSGGVLTIGWVGDSRAYWVPDDRAALPRRLTEDDSWAAQMVAAGLMGEAEAYADVRAHAITGWLGADAYDLDPHTASFRPDHPGVVVVCTDGLWNYAESATDMAQILPPDAAARPLHSAQVLVGHALDGGGHDNITVALVPFAAEPEAVQEAEAEAEPEAPARTETEPRSEA; from the coding sequence ATGTCGATGCATCGGCTGTCGGGCTGCCCCGGCTGCGCGGAGCCCCTCGAAGAGGGGGACCGTTTCTGCGGCGTGTGCGGATACGCCCTCTCCTCGCCGCCTCCTGACCCGGATCCGACGCCGACCCTCCCGGTCACCCCGGTGGCCGGGGCCGGGGCGGGAGCCGGGGACGCCGGGGAGTCCGGGGAGTCCGCCCTCGTGGGCGGGGCCCGCTCCCCCGCGCCGGCGGGTCCCCGGTACGCCGCCGCGGCGGACCCGGCGGGGGCCGCCCTGGTGTCGGCCCCGGCGTCGGCGGGCGGGGTCCCGGCCGGGGACACCGCCGCGCACTCCGGCTTCTCCGGGGTGCCCGCGCCCGGATGGGGCGGCACCGACGAGCACGCCCCGACCCTGGCCGGGGATGCCTCCGCACGGCCCGGCGGCGGCCCGTGGGGTTCCGCCGGCTCCGGGCACGAGACCCCGTACGGCGCGGATCCCGTCCGCCACGACCTCCCCGGCGGGACCGGAACGCCCTCCGGCGGGACGCCCTGGGGCCCGCCCGCGCCCGAGGAGCCGTACGCCGCGGCCCCGCAGGGGCCGCCCGCGTCCGAGGACCCGTACGCGGGTGCCCCTCAGGGGGACGGCGGCAAGACCTGCGTCGCCTGCCGGGCCGGGCACGTGGACACCGACGGGTACTGCGAGCACTGCGGCCACGCGCAGCCCCGCGAGCGCGACCACGTGGAGGAGGAGCTCTGCAGCGTCGCCGCGGTCAGCGACCGCGGACTGCGCCACCACCGCAACGAGGACTCCTTCGCCGTCGCGGCCACCGCGCTGCCCGACGGCTCCGCCGCCACCGTGGCCATCGTCTGCGACGGGGTGTCCTCCGCGAGCCGCCCCGACGAGGCGTCGGCGGCGGCCGCCGGCGCCGCCAACGAGTCCCTGCTCGACGCCCTCCCCCGCGGCACCCACCCGTCGGAGGCCATGCACGGGGCGATCCTGGCGGCGGCCGCCGCCGTGAACGCCCTCGCCCCGGAGACCCCCGGCGCGCAGAACGCCCCGGCCTGCACCCTGGTCGGCGCCGTCGTCAGCGGCGGGGTCCTGACCATCGGCTGGGTCGGCGACAGCCGCGCCTACTGGGTCCCGGACGACCGGGCCGCCCTGCCGCGCCGCCTCACCGAGGACGACTCCTGGGCCGCGCAGATGGTGGCGGCGGGTCTGATGGGCGAGGCCGAGGCGTACGCCGACGTCCGCGCCCACGCCATCACCGGCTGGCTCGGGGCCGACGCCTACGACCTCGACCCGCACACGGCCAGCTTCCGGCCCGACCACCCCGGTGTGGTCGTGGTCTGCACGGACGGCCTGTGGAACTACGCCGAGTCCGCGACGGACATGGCCCAGATCCTCCCCCCGGACGCCGCGGCCCGCCCCCTGCACAGCGCGCAGGTGCTGGTCGGGCACGCCCTCGACGGGGGCGGGCACGACAACATCACCGTCGCCTTGGTGCCCTTCGCCGCGGAACCGGAAGCAGTACAGGAAGCCGAAGCGGAAGCGGAACCGGAAGCGCCGGCGCGAACGGAGACGGAACCGCGCAGCGAGGCCTGA
- a CDS encoding tetratricopeptide repeat protein, protein MGTPCVRPGCPGTYEDMGGGEVYCDTCGLAPVGAVAAGAEELVSPPTGMTSAARHGDPRGSAGSRGSGRSSASARSSRSSRSSSSRRSVSGRLSRSLTGAASTRSVSVRSSGSSAPSSGRGRLGAGLVTMPEVPRPDPSAAVLENPEVPERKRFCSRSDCGAPVGRARGDRPGRTEGFCTKCGHPYSFVPKLRSGDVVHGQYEVAGCLAHGGLGWVYLAVDRAVSNRWVVLKGLLDTGDQDAMEAAISERRFLAEIEHSNIVRIYNFVEHLDQRTGSLDGYIVMEYVGGKSLKEIANERRRPDGRRDPLPVEQACAYGIEALEALGHLHSRNLLYCDFKVDNAIQQQDQLKLIDMGAVRRMDDDESAIYGTVGYQAPEVAELGPSVASDLYTVARTLAVLTFDFQGYTNVFVDSLPDPEHIEVFGRYESFYRLLVRATDPDPGRRFASAQEMADQLTGVLREVVALQTGRPRPQPSTLFGPELRVPDTRLYADADGAEVSRLGVREIPRRVWGRRSRVVAAVPGQAPLPSPLLSPGGSAGAGAAGAGAPEPSGAGAAPAPVAASGAGIVPALGTTATHVAGPAVPTPRRGSAAPDPLPVPVPLASGAGTGRAVAAAPAAATGPAPLDAYDTALALPVPLVDPADPNAGFLAGLLASAPADLLGALGSAPADSAELRLRELRARLELGELAVAGEALTELEERHPDDWRVVWARGIASLATGDDEIAALSFDAIYDAFPGEPAPKLALGLCAEVLGQLDNAAEYYRLVWITDPGFVSAAFGLARVQLAAGDREAAVLTLESVPEASIHYTAARVAAVRARLRDRSPHEALLADLSAASDQVEALRRFGLDPERQERLATEVLGSALDWVLSGSRGADPGRTSLLGSQLDERGLRFGLERSYRVLARLAQRGEERIELVERANRFRPRTWV, encoded by the coding sequence ATCGGAACGCCGTGCGTGCGTCCCGGCTGCCCGGGGACGTACGAGGACATGGGCGGCGGGGAAGTCTACTGCGACACCTGCGGGCTCGCGCCCGTCGGCGCGGTCGCGGCGGGCGCGGAAGAGCTGGTGTCGCCGCCGACGGGGATGACGAGCGCCGCCCGGCACGGGGATCCCCGGGGGTCGGCGGGCTCGCGCGGTTCGGGCCGCTCCTCGGCGTCGGCGCGCTCCTCGCGGTCCTCGCGCTCCTCGTCCTCGCGCCGTTCGGTGTCGGGGCGGCTCTCGCGGTCCCTGACGGGCGCCGCGTCCACCCGTTCGGTCTCGGTGCGCAGTTCGGGCTCCTCCGCCCCGTCCTCGGGGCGCGGCAGGCTGGGCGCCGGGCTGGTCACCATGCCGGAGGTGCCGCGTCCCGATCCTTCGGCGGCGGTGCTGGAGAACCCGGAGGTGCCGGAGCGCAAGCGGTTCTGCTCCCGTTCGGACTGCGGGGCGCCGGTGGGCCGCGCGCGCGGCGACCGGCCGGGCCGGACGGAGGGGTTCTGCACCAAGTGCGGGCACCCTTACTCCTTCGTGCCGAAGCTGCGTTCCGGCGACGTGGTGCACGGCCAGTACGAGGTGGCGGGCTGTCTGGCCCACGGCGGCCTGGGCTGGGTCTACCTGGCGGTGGACCGGGCGGTCTCGAACCGGTGGGTGGTCCTCAAGGGCCTGCTGGACACCGGCGACCAGGACGCGATGGAGGCGGCGATCTCCGAGCGCCGCTTCCTGGCGGAGATCGAGCACTCCAACATCGTGCGGATCTACAACTTCGTGGAGCACCTGGACCAGCGGACGGGTTCGCTCGACGGGTACATCGTCATGGAGTACGTGGGCGGCAAGTCGCTGAAGGAGATCGCGAACGAGCGGCGCCGGCCCGACGGACGGCGGGACCCGCTGCCGGTGGAACAGGCGTGCGCGTACGGGATCGAGGCGCTGGAGGCCCTCGGCCACCTGCACAGCAGGAACCTGCTGTACTGCGACTTCAAGGTCGACAACGCCATCCAGCAGCAGGACCAGCTGAAGCTGATCGACATGGGCGCGGTCCGGCGGATGGACGACGACGAGTCCGCGATCTACGGCACGGTGGGCTACCAGGCACCCGAGGTGGCGGAGCTGGGCCCCTCGGTGGCCTCGGACCTGTACACGGTGGCGCGCACCCTGGCGGTGCTGACCTTCGACTTCCAGGGCTACACGAACGTGTTCGTGGACTCGCTGCCGGACCCGGAGCACATCGAGGTCTTCGGCCGGTACGAGTCCTTCTACCGGCTGCTCGTACGGGCGACCGACCCGGATCCCGGGCGGCGGTTCGCCTCCGCGCAGGAGATGGCGGACCAGCTGACGGGTGTGCTGCGGGAGGTGGTCGCGCTCCAGACGGGGCGGCCGCGGCCGCAGCCGTCGACCCTGTTCGGGCCGGAACTGCGGGTGCCCGACACCCGGTTGTACGCCGACGCGGACGGGGCGGAGGTGTCCCGGCTGGGCGTGCGGGAGATCCCGCGCCGCGTCTGGGGGCGCCGGAGCCGGGTGGTGGCGGCGGTTCCCGGGCAGGCTCCGCTTCCGTCTCCGCTTCTGTCTCCGGGCGGGTCCGCGGGGGCCGGGGCGGCCGGCGCGGGCGCGCCGGAGCCGTCGGGGGCCGGAGCCGCACCCGCCCCGGTGGCGGCGTCCGGAGCCGGGATCGTGCCCGCGCTCGGCACCACCGCCACGCACGTGGCGGGCCCCGCGGTACCGACGCCCCGGCGCGGGAGCGCGGCGCCGGACCCGCTTCCGGTTCCGGTTCCTCTTGCTTCGGGGGCCGGGACCGGGCGGGCCGTGGCGGCCGCACCGGCGGCGGCGACCGGGCCCGCCCCGCTCGACGCGTACGACACCGCGCTGGCCCTGCCGGTGCCGCTGGTGGACCCGGCCGACCCGAACGCCGGTTTCCTGGCCGGACTCCTCGCCTCCGCCCCGGCCGACCTGCTGGGCGCGCTCGGCTCGGCCCCGGCCGACTCCGCCGAGCTGCGGCTGCGCGAGCTGCGCGCCCGGCTCGAACTGGGCGAACTGGCCGTCGCCGGAGAGGCCCTGACCGAACTGGAGGAGCGGCACCCGGACGACTGGCGGGTGGTGTGGGCCCGCGGGATCGCCTCGCTGGCCACCGGCGACGACGAGATAGCGGCCCTGTCCTTCGACGCCATCTACGACGCCTTCCCCGGCGAGCCCGCCCCGAAGCTGGCCCTCGGGCTGTGCGCGGAGGTGCTGGGCCAACTGGACAACGCCGCCGAGTACTACCGGCTGGTCTGGATCACCGATCCGGGGTTCGTCAGCGCGGCCTTCGGGCTGGCCCGGGTGCAACTGGCCGCCGGGGACCGGGAGGCGGCGGTGCTCACCCTGGAGTCCGTGCCGGAGGCCTCGATCCACTACACCGCCGCACGGGTGGCGGCCGTACGGGCACGCCTGCGCGACCGGTCCCCTCACGAGGCCCTGCTGGCCGATCTCTCGGCCGCGTCGGACCAGGTGGAGGCGCTGCGCCGGTTCGGTCTGGATCCGGAGCGGCAGGAGCGGCTGGCGACGGAGGTTCTGGGCTCGGCCCTGGACTGGGTACTGTCGGGTAGCCGGGGTGCCGACCCCGGCCGGACCTCGTTGCTCGGCAGTCAACTGGACGAGCGGGGGCTGCGCTTCGGCCTGGAGCGCTCTTACCGCGTCCTCGCCCGGCTGGCGCAGCGGGGCGAGGAGAGGATCGAACTGGTGGAGCGGGCAAACCGTTTCCGACCCCGGACGTGGGTGTGA